From a single Miscanthus floridulus cultivar M001 chromosome 8, ASM1932011v1, whole genome shotgun sequence genomic region:
- the LOC136471375 gene encoding BIIDXI-like protein At5g11420 — MGRLAIAVPVMLLLLCATCRLTLGITDGLLPNGNFERGPAPSQLRGTRVVGASAIPSWQTSGFVEYIPSGQKQGDMVLVVPEGAYAVRLGNEASIRQRLRGAARGARYSLTFSAARTCAQAEQLNVSASGQSGLLAMQTMYSSNGWDSYAWAWVADADEVEVVIHNPGVTEDPACGPLIDSVAIKTLNPPHRTNKNLVKNGDFEEGPYIIPGAKWGVLIPSRVVDDHSPLPGWMVESLKAIKYIDGDSFAVPRGRRAVELLAGRESAIAQVIRTVPGRQYALSFTVGDASNACRGSLMVEAYAGRESTKVAYESAGKGGVKRAVLPFRAASTRTRLVFFSSFYSTRSDDLSSLCGPVLDDVAVVSVRTNKRG; from the exons ATGGGAAGGTTAGCCATCGCTGTGCCGGTGATGCTTCTGCTGCTGTGCGCAACGTGCAGACTGACGCTCGGAATCACTGATG GTCTGCTCCCGAACGGCAACTTCGAGCGGGGGCCGGCGCCGTCGCAGCTGCGTGGGACGCGGGTGGTGGGCGCGTCGGCGATCCCGTCGTGGCAGACGTCGGGGTTCGTGGAGTACATCCCGTCGGGGCAGAAGCAGGGGGACATGGTGCTGGTGGTGCCTGAGGGCGCCTACGCCGTGCGGCTCGGCAACGAGGCGTCCATCAGGCAGCGGCTCCGGGGCGCCGCCCGCGGCGCCCGTTACTCGCTCACGTTCAGCGCGGCGCGGACGTGCGCGCAGGCGGAGCAGCTGAACGTGTCGGCGTCGGGGCAGTCGGGCCTGCTGGCCATGCAGACCATGTACAGCAGCAACGGCTGGGACTCGTACGCCTGGGCCTgggtcgccgacgccgacgaggTGGAGGTCGTCATCCACAACCCCGGCGTCACCGAGGACCCCGCCTGCGGTCCTCTCATCGACTCCGTCGCCATCAAGACGCTCAACCCGCCTCACCGCACCAACA AGAACCTGGTGAAGAACGGCGACTTCGAGGAGGGCCCGTACATCATCCCGGGGGCCAAGTGGGGCGTGCTGATCCCGTCGCGGGTGGTGGACGACCACTCGCCGCTTCCCGGGTGGATGGTGGAGTCGCTCAAGGCCATCAAGTACATCGACGGCGACAGCTTCGCGGTGCCCCGGGGGCGGCGCGCCGTGGAGCTGCTGGCTGGGAGAGAGAGCGCCATCGCGCAGGTGATCCGCACCGTGCCGGGGAGGCAGTACGCGCTGTCCTTCACGGTCGGCGACGCCAGCAACGCTTGCCGGGGGTCGCTCATGGTGGAGGCCTACGCGGGCCGGGAGTCCACCAAGGTGGCGTATGAGTCGGCGGGGAAGGGCGGCGTGAAGCGCGCCGTGCTTCCGTTCCGCGCCGCGTCCACGCGCACCAGGCTCGTCTTCTTTAGCTCCTTCTACAGCACCAGGAGCGACGACCTCAGCTCGCTCTGCGGGCCCGTGCTCGACGACGTCGCCGTCGTCAGCGTGCGCACCAATAAGCGCGGCTAG
- the LOC136471376 gene encoding 26S proteasome regulatory subunit 8 homolog A-like has protein sequence MVTVAMDISKPTPAASGDEAAAAAKGRSGGGGEGLRQYYLQHIHDLQLQIRQKTHNLNRLEAQRNDLNSRVRMLREELQLLQEPGSYVGEVVKVMGKSKVLVKVHPEGKYVVDLDKSIDITKITPSTRVALRNDSYMLHLILPSKVDPLVNLMKVEKVPDSTYDMIGGLDQQIKEIKEVIELPIKHPELFESLGIAQPKGVLLYGPPGTGKTLLARAVAHHTDCTFIRVSGSELVQKYIGEGSRMVRELFVMAREHAPSIIFMDEIDSIGSARMESGTGNGDSEVQRTMLELLNQLDGFEASNKIKVLMATNRIDILDQALLRPGRIDRKIEFPNPNEDSRFDILKIHSRKMNLMRGIDLKKIAEKMNGASGAELKAVCTEAGMFALRERRVHVTQEDFEMAVAKVMKKDTEKNMSLRKLWK, from the exons ATGGTGACGGTGGCGATGGACATCTCGAAGCCCACGCCGGCGGCGTCCGGCGACGAGGCCGCGGCGGCCGCGAAGGGGAGGAGCGGCGGTGGGGGAGAGGGGCTACGGCAGTACTACCTGCAGCACATCCACGACCTGCAGCTCCAGATCCGGCAGAAGACCCACAACCTCAACCGCCTCGAGGCCCAGCGCAACGACCTCAACTCCCGAG TTAGAATGCTCAGGGAAGAGCTGCAGTTGCTTCAAGAGCCTGGCTCGTATGTTGGTGAGGTGGTGAAGGTCATGGGGAAATCAAAGGTTCTGGTGAAG GTACATCCCGAAGGCAAATATGTGGTGGATCTAGATAAGAGCATTGATATCACAAAGATCACACCTTCAACAAGAGTTGCTCTTCGGAATGACAGCTATATGCTCCATCTGATCCTACCAAGCAAAGTTGATCCATTGGTCAATCTCATGAAAGTTGAGAAGGTTCCTGATTCTACTTATGATATGATTGGAGGCCTTGACCAGCAAATTAAAGAGATCAAAGAG GTCATCGAGCTTCCAATCAAACATCCGGAGCTGTTTGAGAGCCTTGGAATTGCCCAACCAAAG GGTGTCCTCCTTTATGGACCTCCGGGTACAGGAAAGACATTGCTGGCACGTGCGGTTGCTCATCACACTGACTGCACCTTCATTAGGGTGTCTGGTTCTGAGTTGGTTCAGAAGTATATTGGTGAGGGCTCCCGGATGGTTCGGGAACTCTTTGTTATGGCCAG GGAACATGCACCATCCATTAtatttatggatgaaattgacTCTATCGGATCTGCTAGAATGGAGTCTGGAACTGGCAACGGTGATAGTGAAGTGCAGCGTACCATGCTTGAACTTCTAAACCAGCTTGATGGTTTTGAAGCATCAAACAAAATTAAG GTTTTGATGGCAACGAACAGAATAGACATCTTGGATCAAGCCCTTCTGAGGCCTGGCCGCATAGACAGGAAGATTGAATTTCCAAATCCTAATGAGGAT TCACGTTTCGATATCTTGAAGATTCATTCAAGAAAAATGAACTTGATGCGTGGTATTGATCTGAAGAAGATCGCGGAAAAGATGAATGGGGCCTCAGGAGCTGAGCTCAAG GCCGTCTGCACAGAGGCTGGGATGTTTGCTCTCCGTGAGAGAAGGGTGCACGTTACCCAGGAGGACTTCGAGATGGCAGTGGCCAAGGTGATGAAGAAAGACACGGAGAAGAACATGTCCCTGCGCAAGCTCTGGAAGTGA